In one Pseudomonadales bacterium genomic region, the following are encoded:
- a CDS encoding PrkA family serine protein kinase, whose product MGVFEHYQHRYDAALEEELSLTEYLDLCRQDPSVYATASERLLLAIGEPEFVDTSKDSRLSRIFSNKIIKRYPAFGEFYGMEECIEQIVSFFRHAAQGLEERKQILYLLGPVGGGKSSLAEKLKSLMQRTPFYALKGSPVNESPLGLFDPLEDSAILEEEYGIPSRYIRGVMSPWAAKRLKEMGGDITQFRVVKKLPSILDQVAVAKTEPGDENNQDISALVGKVDIRKLEDFEQNDPDAYSFSGGLCKANQGMLEFVEMFKAPIKVLHPLLTATQEGNYNGTEAIGAIPFDGIILAHSNESEWQTFRNNKNNEAFIDRVYIVKVPYCLRVSEEIKIYQKLISDSSLHAAPCAPDTLRMLAQYSVLSRLKEPENSSVYSKMRVYDGENLKDTDPKAKSIQEYRDGAGVAEGMSGQSTRFAFKILSKVFNFDATEVAANPVHLMYVLEQQIEQEQYDQETRDRLLRYIKEFLSPKYVEFIGKEIQTAYLESYSEYGQNIFDRYVTYADFWIQDQEYRDPETGDILNRATLNEELEKIEKPAGISNPKDFRNEIVNFVLRARANNNGHNPSWLSYEKLRTVIEKKMFSNTEDLLPVISFNAKSSSDDQRKHDDFVARMVRRGYTEKQVRLLAEWYLRVRKSQ is encoded by the coding sequence ATGGGAGTATTCGAACACTATCAGCATCGTTATGACGCTGCGCTGGAAGAGGAGCTTTCGCTCACGGAGTATCTGGATCTCTGCAGGCAGGACCCCAGCGTCTATGCCACCGCCTCGGAACGACTTCTGCTCGCCATCGGAGAGCCGGAGTTCGTAGACACCTCAAAAGATTCCCGGCTCTCGAGAATCTTTTCCAACAAGATCATCAAACGCTACCCCGCCTTCGGCGAGTTCTACGGCATGGAAGAATGCATCGAGCAGATCGTCTCGTTCTTCCGCCATGCGGCGCAGGGCCTCGAAGAGCGCAAGCAGATCCTGTATCTGCTGGGTCCGGTGGGCGGCGGCAAGAGTTCGCTGGCGGAGAAGCTCAAGTCGCTGATGCAGCGCACGCCGTTCTACGCGTTGAAAGGCTCGCCGGTAAACGAATCGCCGCTCGGGCTGTTCGATCCGCTGGAGGACAGCGCCATCCTCGAAGAGGAGTACGGTATTCCCAGCCGCTACATCCGCGGTGTGATGTCACCCTGGGCGGCCAAACGCCTGAAAGAGATGGGCGGAGACATCACCCAGTTCCGGGTGGTGAAGAAGTTGCCGTCGATTCTCGATCAGGTGGCGGTCGCGAAGACCGAGCCGGGCGATGAAAACAACCAGGACATCTCCGCGCTGGTAGGCAAGGTGGATATCCGCAAGCTCGAAGATTTCGAGCAGAACGATCCGGATGCCTACAGTTTCTCCGGCGGCCTCTGCAAGGCAAACCAGGGCATGCTCGAATTCGTGGAGATGTTCAAGGCGCCGATCAAGGTGCTGCATCCGCTGCTGACAGCAACCCAGGAAGGCAACTACAACGGTACCGAAGCCATCGGAGCGATTCCTTTCGACGGCATCATTCTGGCGCATTCCAACGAATCCGAATGGCAGACGTTCCGCAACAACAAGAACAACGAAGCCTTCATCGACCGTGTCTACATTGTGAAGGTGCCGTACTGTCTGAGAGTGAGCGAAGAGATCAAAATCTATCAGAAACTGATCTCCGACAGTTCTCTGCATGCGGCACCCTGTGCGCCTGATACGCTGCGCATGCTGGCCCAGTACTCGGTGCTTTCCCGTTTGAAAGAACCCGAAAATTCCAGCGTGTACTCGAAAATGCGCGTCTACGACGGTGAAAACCTCAAAGACACCGACCCGAAGGCGAAGAGCATTCAGGAATACCGGGACGGCGCCGGAGTTGCGGAAGGCATGAGCGGGCAGTCCACCCGTTTCGCGTTCAAGATTCTCTCCAAAGTGTTCAATTTCGATGCCACCGAAGTGGCCGCAAATCCGGTCCATCTGATGTACGTGCTCGAACAGCAGATCGAGCAGGAACAGTACGATCAGGAGACCCGGGATCGCCTGCTGCGTTACATCAAGGAGTTCCTGTCGCCGAAGTACGTGGAGTTCATCGGCAAGGAAATCCAGACTGCCTATCTCGAGTCCTACTCGGAGTACGGGCAGAACATCTTCGACCGCTACGTCACCTATGCGGACTTCTGGATTCAGGATCAGGAGTATCGGGATCCGGAGACCGGAGACATTCTCAACCGGGCGACACTGAACGAGGAACTGGAGAAGATCGAAAAGCCTGCCGGTATCAGCAATCCGAAGGATTTCCGTAATGAGATCGTGAACTTCGTGCTGCGGGCGAGGGCCAACAACAACGGCCACAATCCCTCCTGGCTGAGCTACGAGAAGCTGCGCACGGTGATCGAGAAGAAGATGTTTTCGAACACGGAGGATCTGTTGCCGGTCATCTCTTTCAACGCCAAGTCCTCCAGCGACGATCAGCGCAAGCACGATGATTTCGTGGCCCGCATGGTGCGCCGCGGCTACACGGAAAAGCAGGTGCGGCTGCTGGCGGAATGGTATCTGAGAGTGCGCAAGTCGCAATGA
- a CDS encoding amidase produces the protein MKNTTSRVCRIFTLSLLLALVAGCGPQPPATPPASPDSAAVSASVDLRSIGAAITGRSALALRDALASGELRAAEVTAAYLNRIESLDDAGPQLHAIIEINPDARALAEALDGRFAQNGPVGPLHGVPVVLKANIDTADAMATSAGSIALADHHANRDAFLVSRLREAGAIILAKTNLSEWANFRDDNASSGWSSLGGQTRNPFVLDRNPCGSSSGSAVAIAADLAPLAVGTETDGSIVCPAGINGIVGIKPTLGLVSRGGIIPIAISQDTAGPMAADVLSAALLLETLAAADPGDPAAHSLPTPGFLPDTGKLRLDGLRIGVLREYFGVGTFPQLENVYQSAVDQLVELGAEIVDPVTLTRSDDARDAEFEVLLHEFKAGIADYLQQQGRPAGLGNLADLILYNDTHRDRVMPIFGQSVFLEAEARGDLTSDTYITALQASQQALRDAVNGLFQDLQIDALFHPVNGPAWKIDWVAGDRYSFGGTAYVAAVTGYPSVAIPAGLVAGLPIAVAFTGLADTDQQIIQMAWVLEQALGKRPQPRFIPTLETQR, from the coding sequence ATGAAAAACACCACTTCCCGCGTCTGCCGTATCTTCACCCTGTCGCTTCTGCTCGCGCTGGTTGCCGGATGCGGTCCGCAACCGCCGGCCACACCCCCGGCAAGTCCGGACTCCGCAGCAGTCTCTGCCAGCGTCGACCTGCGCAGCATTGGCGCTGCCATCACCGGCCGCAGTGCGCTTGCATTGCGCGACGCCCTTGCCAGCGGAGAACTGCGTGCTGCGGAGGTCACCGCCGCGTACCTGAACAGGATCGAGTCGCTGGACGATGCCGGCCCGCAACTGCACGCGATCATCGAAATCAATCCCGACGCGCGGGCGCTTGCAGAAGCACTGGATGGGCGCTTTGCGCAGAATGGCCCCGTGGGGCCGCTGCACGGCGTGCCCGTGGTGCTGAAGGCCAACATCGACACCGCCGATGCCATGGCCACCAGCGCCGGGAGCATCGCTCTGGCGGACCATCACGCCAACCGGGACGCCTTCCTGGTGTCGCGCCTGCGCGAGGCGGGCGCCATCATCCTGGCAAAAACCAATCTCAGTGAGTGGGCCAACTTCCGCGACGACAACGCGTCAAGCGGCTGGAGCAGCCTCGGCGGACAGACCCGTAACCCCTTCGTGCTGGATCGCAACCCCTGCGGGTCCTCGAGTGGATCGGCCGTCGCCATCGCGGCAGATCTGGCGCCGCTGGCTGTCGGTACCGAGACCGATGGCTCCATCGTCTGCCCTGCGGGGATCAACGGCATCGTCGGGATCAAACCGACGCTCGGCCTGGTGAGTCGTGGCGGCATCATTCCGATCGCGATCTCCCAGGACACCGCGGGACCCATGGCCGCTGACGTGTTGAGCGCCGCCCTGCTGCTGGAAACCCTGGCCGCTGCAGACCCTGGGGACCCGGCCGCACACTCACTGCCTACCCCGGGTTTTCTGCCGGACACCGGCAAACTCCGCCTCGACGGTCTGCGCATCGGCGTGCTGCGGGAATACTTCGGTGTCGGAACCTTCCCGCAACTGGAGAATGTCTACCAGAGCGCCGTGGACCAGCTTGTTGAACTCGGCGCGGAAATCGTCGATCCGGTGACGCTGACGCGCTCGGACGATGCGCGCGATGCCGAGTTCGAAGTCCTGCTGCACGAATTCAAAGCCGGAATCGCCGACTACCTCCAGCAGCAGGGACGGCCAGCCGGTCTCGGCAATCTCGCGGATCTGATCCTCTACAACGATACCCACAGAGACCGGGTGATGCCGATCTTCGGCCAGAGCGTCTTTCTCGAAGCCGAGGCACGGGGAGATCTGACCTCGGACACCTACATCACCGCGCTGCAGGCCAGTCAGCAGGCGCTGCGCGATGCGGTGAACGGACTGTTCCAGGATCTTCAGATCGACGCGCTCTTCCATCCGGTCAACGGGCCGGCCTGGAAAATCGACTGGGTTGCCGGTGATCGCTACAGTTTCGGTGGCACCGCCTATGTGGCTGCGGTCACCGGTTATCCGAGTGTGGCAATTCCGGCGGGACTGGTTGCCGGGCTGCCGATTGCCGTGGCATTCACCGGGCTCGCCGACACGGATCAGCAGATCATCCAGATGGCCTGGGTTCTGGAACAGGCACTGGGTAAGCGGCCCCAGCCCCGGTTCATACCCACCCTCGAAACACAGCGCTGA
- a CDS encoding YeaH/YhbH family protein, giving the protein MSYIIDRRLNAKNKSTVNRQRFLDRYRKRIKEAVTEAVSKRSITDMDRGEEVVIPADDLSEPVFQHGSGGNRSVVHPGNREFVAGDRIKRPEGGGGGGAGGEAANSGEGMDEFAFQISQEEFLEFLFDDLALPNLTKRHLKGNHSFKYEHAGFSTDGVPAKLSVLRSLRASKARRIALSGESRKLLAAAEEKLAEAARDGDELSVYRLREEIGKLERRIARVPFLDTNDLRYHLHLKKPLPTSQAVMFCLMDVSGSMDQQIKDMAKRFYLLLYMFLKRHYQRTEVVFIRHHTVAKEVDEQEFFYSRETGGTVVSSALKLMHEVIEKKYSPNQWNIYGAQASDGDNWNDDSPVCRKVLEEQLLPLVQYFAYVEITQRSHQALWREYEEVAKKFPNTFAQRQIMTPGDIFPVFHDLFQKRDAA; this is encoded by the coding sequence GTGTCGTACATCATCGATCGCAGACTGAATGCGAAAAACAAGAGCACGGTTAATCGTCAGCGCTTCCTGGACCGATACCGGAAGCGCATCAAGGAGGCGGTGACCGAGGCGGTATCCAAACGCTCCATAACCGATATGGATCGCGGCGAAGAAGTCGTGATTCCCGCAGACGACCTGTCTGAGCCGGTTTTTCAGCACGGCTCAGGCGGAAATCGCAGCGTCGTCCATCCCGGCAACAGGGAGTTCGTGGCCGGAGACCGGATCAAGCGTCCGGAAGGCGGCGGTGGTGGAGGTGCAGGTGGAGAGGCGGCCAATTCCGGGGAAGGTATGGACGAGTTTGCCTTTCAGATCTCCCAGGAGGAGTTCCTGGAGTTCCTCTTCGACGACCTGGCCCTGCCGAATCTCACCAAACGCCATCTCAAGGGAAACCACAGTTTCAAATACGAGCATGCGGGTTTCAGCACGGACGGTGTGCCGGCGAAACTCTCGGTGCTGCGATCATTGCGGGCATCCAAGGCGCGCCGCATAGCCCTGTCCGGCGAGTCCCGGAAGCTGCTCGCTGCCGCCGAAGAAAAACTCGCGGAAGCAGCCCGGGATGGTGACGAACTGTCCGTGTACCGGCTGCGCGAGGAAATCGGCAAACTGGAACGGCGGATCGCCAGGGTGCCCTTTCTGGACACCAACGATCTGCGCTATCACCTGCATCTGAAGAAGCCGCTGCCGACCTCCCAGGCGGTGATGTTCTGTCTGATGGATGTGTCAGGATCCATGGATCAGCAGATCAAGGACATGGCGAAGCGCTTTTACCTGCTGCTGTACATGTTCCTGAAGCGGCACTATCAGCGTACCGAAGTTGTCTTCATCCGGCATCACACAGTAGCCAAGGAGGTGGACGAGCAGGAGTTCTTCTACTCCCGGGAAACCGGCGGGACCGTGGTGTCGAGCGCTCTGAAGCTCATGCACGAGGTGATCGAGAAAAAGTATTCGCCGAATCAGTGGAACATCTATGGCGCCCAGGCCTCAGACGGCGACAACTGGAACGACGATTCTCCGGTCTGCAGAAAGGTCCTGGAAGAACAGCTGCTGCCGCTGGTGCAGTACTTCGCTTATGTGGAAATCACCCAGCGCAGCCACCAGGCGCTGTGGCGCGAATACGAAGAGGTCGCGAAGAAATTTCCGAATACCTTTGCCCAGAGACAGATCATGACGCCGGGCGACATCTTTCCCGTGTTCCACGATCTCTTTCAGAAGAGGGATGCAGCATGA
- a CDS encoding mannose-1-phosphate guanylyltransferase/mannose-6-phosphate isomerase, giving the protein MRLIPVILAGGTGSRLWPLSRALFPKQFHALLSDQSMLQQTLSRAASVCAEAPVIVCNEEHRFLVAEQCRALGSRWSHLILEPEGRNTAPAIALAAHACRAVADDALMLVLPSDHLIREPEAFAAAVAQAQQAAEQGGLVTFGIKPVRAETGYGYIETAAPDCARESGTAVAVRSFVEKPDQARAEEYLASGAYLWNSGMFLLGAGAYLQELERHNPDLAAAVQTAFGEGSVDLDFFRPGRSFLNAPSISIDYAVMEKTDRAMVVPVSCGWSDVGSWSAMWEASEQDEAGNHFQGDVLAVGTTGSYVRAEDRLVGTVGVSNLVVVETADAVLIADKDQVQDVKLLVDRLKASAREEFVSHREVFRPWGSFEAVGQGERYQVKRIKVKPGERLSLQMHHHRAEHWIVVRGTAEVTRGEETLTLTENESTYIPLGVRHRLGNPGRLTLELIEVQVGAYLGEDDIVRFEDVYGR; this is encoded by the coding sequence ATGCGTCTGATTCCCGTGATCCTGGCCGGTGGCACCGGCAGCCGCCTGTGGCCCCTGTCCAGGGCGCTGTTTCCCAAACAGTTCCACGCGCTGCTGTCGGATCAGTCCATGCTGCAGCAGACCCTGTCCCGGGCAGCCAGTGTCTGCGCCGAAGCACCCGTCATCGTCTGCAACGAAGAACATCGCTTTCTGGTGGCGGAGCAGTGCCGCGCGCTGGGCAGTCGCTGGTCCCATCTGATACTCGAGCCGGAAGGTAGAAATACTGCGCCGGCTATCGCGCTCGCTGCTCATGCCTGCCGAGCGGTTGCGGACGATGCATTGATGCTCGTCCTGCCGTCCGATCACCTCATTCGTGAACCGGAAGCCTTCGCTGCGGCGGTGGCTCAGGCGCAGCAGGCGGCGGAGCAGGGGGGGCTGGTCACCTTCGGTATCAAGCCGGTCCGTGCTGAGACAGGTTACGGCTACATCGAGACGGCAGCGCCGGATTGCGCCCGGGAATCCGGCACAGCGGTTGCCGTCCGGTCCTTTGTCGAGAAACCGGATCAGGCGCGCGCTGAGGAATATCTCGCCAGCGGCGCTTATCTCTGGAACTCGGGCATGTTTCTACTGGGTGCCGGTGCCTATCTCCAGGAACTCGAACGACATAACCCGGATCTCGCGGCGGCTGTGCAGACTGCGTTCGGCGAAGGCAGTGTGGACCTGGATTTTTTCAGACCCGGCAGAAGCTTCCTCAATGCTCCGTCGATCTCGATCGACTACGCGGTGATGGAGAAAACCGATCGCGCCATGGTGGTGCCGGTGAGTTGTGGCTGGAGCGATGTGGGCTCCTGGTCCGCGATGTGGGAAGCTTCCGAGCAGGATGAGGCGGGCAATCATTTCCAGGGCGATGTGCTGGCAGTGGGGACCACCGGTTCCTACGTTCGGGCTGAGGATCGACTGGTAGGCACGGTGGGCGTGTCGAATCTGGTGGTGGTGGAGACCGCCGACGCCGTGCTCATCGCGGACAAGGATCAGGTTCAGGACGTGAAACTTCTGGTGGATCGACTGAAAGCCTCTGCCCGGGAGGAGTTTGTCAGTCATCGGGAGGTGTTCCGCCCCTGGGGCAGCTTCGAGGCGGTCGGTCAGGGTGAGCGTTATCAGGTCAAGCGCATTAAAGTGAAACCCGGGGAACGGCTGTCCCTGCAGATGCACCACCATCGGGCCGAGCACTGGATCGTGGTCAGAGGCACAGCGGAGGTCACCCGGGGCGAAGAGACGCTCACGCTGACGGAGAACGAAAGCACCTATATCCCGCTGGGTGTGCGGCATCGTCTGGGTAATCCGGGGCGCCTTACGCTCGAGCTCATCGAGGTGCAGGTCGGCGCCTATCTCGGAGAAGACGACATTGTCCGATTCGAGGATGTGTACGGCCGCTGA
- the rpsU gene encoding 30S ribosomal protein S21, which produces MPIVKVKENEPFDVALRRFKRSCEKAGVLSEVRRREFYEKPTSVRKRKAAAAVKRHMKKLQRESRRFEKTF; this is translated from the coding sequence ATGCCCATCGTTAAAGTCAAAGAGAATGAGCCCTTCGATGTCGCTCTGCGTCGCTTCAAGCGTTCCTGCGAAAAAGCCGGCGTGCTCTCAGAGGTGCGTCGTCGCGAGTTCTATGAGAAGCCGACCTCGGTGCGTAAGCGCAAGGCGGCCGCGGCGGTGAAGCGACACATGAAGAAGCTCCAGCGCGAATCGCGAAGATTCGAGAAAACATTCTGA
- the folB gene encoding dihydroneopterin aldolase: MAVDRILIDDLQVHCVIGVHDWERSVRQKLLICVELLTSLKRAGEADDLNLTIDYARVAADIEALAESGKFQLIEALAEAIATHLLEQHTLPAVRIRVRKPAALSQAASVGVAIERSRKP; this comes from the coding sequence ATGGCTGTGGATCGAATCCTCATCGACGATCTGCAGGTACACTGTGTAATCGGAGTACACGACTGGGAGCGCTCAGTACGACAGAAACTGCTCATCTGCGTCGAACTCCTCACCAGCCTGAAGCGCGCCGGCGAAGCCGACGACCTCAACCTCACGATCGACTACGCCCGGGTCGCCGCCGACATCGAGGCGCTGGCAGAATCCGGGAAGTTTCAACTCATTGAAGCGCTCGCAGAGGCAATCGCCACTCACCTGCTCGAGCAGCACACCCTGCCCGCCGTCCGCATCAGGGTCCGCAAGCCGGCCGCACTGAGCCAGGCGGCCTCGGTCGGCGTAGCCATCGAACGAAGCCGGAAACCATGA
- a CDS encoding multifunctional CCA tRNA nucleotidyl transferase/2'3'-cyclic phosphodiesterase/2'nucleotidase/phosphatase — MEIYLVGGAIRDRLLGLPVKERDWVVVGGSVAAMEDQGYRQVGRDFPVFLHPETGEEYALARTERRSGPGHRGFAVHAGAEVTLEQDLLRRDLTVNAMAEAADGQLIDPFGGQADLEARILRHVSPAFAEDPLRVFRVARFAAKLTDFQVAPETLELMREIAAEHRLSELSAERVWIELEKALAADAPGRFFEVLQQADALFPWFAEFARVLPVVPVSLAGIEQRYAAMTAVLEPDACSAFGERIKAPRRHCALALAVLQYRDVLTCWRDSPAEDVYQALVSVRGFNPDSVLAALLEVLEMLHDVDLADLLQAVRDVTRTVTAGPLRSRGLAGAALGAALARARIDAIAALQRTPMA; from the coding sequence ATGGAAATCTACCTGGTTGGTGGAGCGATACGCGACCGGCTGCTCGGTCTGCCTGTGAAGGAACGGGACTGGGTGGTTGTGGGTGGCAGTGTGGCGGCTATGGAGGATCAGGGTTACCGGCAGGTAGGCCGGGATTTTCCGGTCTTTCTGCACCCTGAAACCGGTGAGGAGTACGCGCTGGCCCGTACTGAGCGACGCAGCGGGCCGGGCCATCGCGGATTTGCGGTACACGCGGGCGCGGAGGTGACACTCGAGCAGGATCTTCTGCGCCGGGATCTCACGGTAAACGCCATGGCCGAAGCGGCTGACGGTCAGTTGATCGATCCCTTCGGCGGTCAGGCGGATCTGGAAGCACGGATACTGCGTCATGTCTCACCAGCCTTCGCAGAGGATCCCTTGCGGGTGTTCCGGGTGGCCCGATTCGCGGCAAAACTCACGGACTTCCAAGTTGCACCGGAAACGCTCGAACTGATGCGGGAGATCGCGGCAGAACACCGGCTCAGCGAACTGTCCGCGGAGCGGGTCTGGATCGAACTCGAAAAGGCGCTGGCTGCCGATGCACCCGGGCGTTTCTTCGAGGTGCTGCAGCAGGCTGACGCACTGTTCCCCTGGTTTGCCGAGTTTGCCCGGGTGTTGCCCGTGGTGCCGGTGTCCCTCGCCGGCATCGAGCAGCGTTATGCAGCGATGACGGCGGTGCTGGAACCGGATGCCTGCAGCGCATTCGGCGAGCGGATCAAGGCGCCGCGTCGACACTGTGCCCTTGCGCTTGCCGTGCTGCAGTACCGGGATGTGCTGACCTGCTGGCGTGACAGTCCGGCGGAAGACGTTTACCAGGCACTGGTTTCGGTTCGTGGATTCAATCCGGACTCAGTCCTCGCTGCGCTGCTCGAAGTTCTGGAGATGCTCCACGACGTGGATCTGGCGGATCTGCTCCAGGCTGTGCGTGACGTGACGCGGACGGTGACTGCCGGGCCGCTGCGCAGCCGCGGTCTTGCGGGTGCGGCGCTGGGCGCTGCCCTGGCGCGGGCGCGAATCGATGCGATTGCGGCACTGCAGCGCACACCGATGGCCTGA
- a CDS encoding GatB/YqeY domain-containing protein — protein MTDLKTRILDATKAAMKARDKVRVGTLRLVNAEMKRLEVDERRELTDADVIAVLTRMLKQRNDSLSQFTSAGRSDLADQEAYEISVIESFMPEPLNEAELDELVTAAIAATGAASVRDMGKVMAQIKEAAAGRADMGAVSALVKARLG, from the coding sequence ATGACCGACCTGAAAACCCGCATCCTCGATGCCACCAAAGCTGCCATGAAAGCCCGCGACAAGGTGCGCGTGGGCACGCTGCGCCTGGTCAATGCGGAAATGAAACGCCTCGAAGTCGACGAGCGCAGGGAGCTGACCGACGCGGACGTGATCGCGGTGCTGACCCGGATGCTCAAGCAGCGCAACGATTCTCTGAGTCAGTTCACCAGTGCGGGTCGTTCGGATCTGGCGGATCAGGAAGCGTACGAGATCTCCGTGATCGAGTCCTTCATGCCGGAACCCCTGAACGAGGCGGAACTGGACGAACTGGTAACTGCGGCCATTGCGGCAACCGGCGCAGCCTCGGTCAGGGACATGGGGAAAGTCATGGCACAGATCAAAGAAGCCGCCGCCGGACGTGCCGATATGGGCGCAGTCAGCGCTCTGGTGAAAGCACGTCTGGGCTGA
- the tsaD gene encoding tRNA (adenosine(37)-N6)-threonylcarbamoyltransferase complex transferase subunit TsaD, with amino-acid sequence MLVLGIETSCDETGIALYDGARGLLADVLHSQVGIHAPFGGVVPELASRDHIRKLVPLVRQVLEQADATLGDLTGVAYTSGPGLAGALMVGAGFGRSLAWMLGIPGIGVHHMEAHLLAPLIEAERPELPFVALLVSGGHTQLVQVDGIGAYTLLGESVDDAAGEAFDKAAKMLDLPYPGGPHLARCATTGDPQRFRFPRPMTDRPGLDFSFSGLKTFTLNTVAAHAPLDDRDRADIARAFEEAVVDTIVIKCQRALEATGNHQLLIAGGVSANLRLRAQLEARLDARVFYPSLRLCTDNGAMIAFAGYLRLAAGEGDELAVRVRPRWPMAELTEVGGPAVVATAAPVNS; translated from the coding sequence ATGCTTGTGCTGGGTATCGAGACCTCCTGCGATGAAACCGGAATCGCCCTCTATGACGGCGCCCGGGGCCTGCTCGCGGACGTTCTGCACTCCCAGGTGGGAATTCATGCGCCCTTCGGGGGCGTTGTCCCGGAGCTGGCCTCCCGGGACCATATCCGCAAACTCGTGCCTCTGGTTCGCCAGGTTCTCGAGCAGGCAGATGCGACCCTTGGCGATCTGACGGGTGTGGCCTATACCAGCGGTCCCGGCCTTGCCGGGGCGCTCATGGTCGGTGCCGGTTTTGGCCGCAGCCTGGCCTGGATGCTGGGTATCCCCGGAATCGGCGTGCATCACATGGAGGCCCACCTGCTCGCCCCGCTGATCGAAGCCGAGCGACCCGAGCTGCCCTTTGTCGCCCTGCTGGTCTCCGGCGGCCATACCCAGCTGGTGCAGGTGGACGGCATCGGCGCATATACCCTGCTCGGCGAAAGCGTCGACGACGCTGCCGGGGAAGCCTTTGACAAGGCCGCCAAAATGCTCGATCTCCCCTACCCGGGCGGTCCGCACCTGGCCCGCTGCGCGACCACCGGCGATCCGCAGCGCTTCCGTTTCCCGCGACCCATGACCGACCGTCCGGGCCTCGACTTCAGCTTCAGCGGTCTGAAAACCTTCACGCTGAACACGGTGGCCGCCCACGCACCCCTGGATGACCGGGACCGGGCGGACATCGCCAGAGCCTTCGAGGAGGCGGTGGTCGACACCATCGTCATCAAGTGCCAGCGCGCGCTGGAGGCAACCGGCAACCATCAGCTCCTGATTGCCGGTGGTGTGAGCGCGAATCTGCGGCTGCGCGCTCAGCTCGAAGCCCGGCTCGATGCCCGCGTCTTCTACCCTTCCCTGCGGCTGTGCACGGACAATGGCGCAATGATCGCCTTCGCTGGATACCTGCGACTGGCAGCGGGAGAAGGGGACGAACTGGCCGTGCGGGTCCGGCCACGCTGGCCCATGGCGGAACTGACCGAGGTAGGCGGTCCGGCAGTGGTCGCAACAGCGGCACCGGTCAACTCCTGA